From Pseudomonadota bacterium, the proteins below share one genomic window:
- a CDS encoding V-type ATP synthase subunit A, with protein MNENRGEVVKVSGPLVIARGLTGARMFEMVRVGEANLFGEIIEIKGNDYSIQVYEETEGIGPGQPVIRTGEPLSVELGPGLIKSIYDGVQRPLDALARDFGEYIVRGAERPALDRSRKWNFVPIAKIGDHVEQGDILGTVQESTLVVHKIMMPPGKSGIIKKIEAVTGNVDTEVAVIEGQEDIFGITMVQRWPVREPRPVKRKVMPTEPMITGQRVIDMLFPIAKGGTACVPGPFGSGKTVVQHQLAKWADAQIVIYVGCGERGNEITDVLMEFPHLKDPASGEPLMERTVLVANTSNMPVAAREASVFTGIAIAEYFRDMGYSVALMADSTSRWAEAMREISGRLEEMPGEEGYPAYLGSRIANFYERAGSVVCLGSDDRSGAITVIGAVSPPGGDFSEPVVQATLRVVKVFWGLDDKLAFSRHFPAINWLTSYSLYQDMVDECSDCKFDAQWSINRKRAMDILQRESELEELVRLVGIDALPHEDRLLMQAAKMIREDFLHQNAFDERDACTSLDKQFSLLKLILHYFDKVKSSYSDGATLESLTNNDVLNDIARAKLIPEEALDQFDALEQKITNTICAITW; from the coding sequence ATGAATGAAAACAGAGGTGAAGTAGTAAAGGTTTCCGGACCACTGGTGATTGCCCGTGGACTTACCGGTGCACGCATGTTCGAGATGGTACGTGTTGGTGAGGCGAACCTGTTTGGTGAGATTATTGAGATCAAGGGCAATGATTACTCTATTCAGGTTTACGAAGAGACCGAGGGGATTGGTCCGGGTCAGCCTGTAATCAGGACCGGCGAACCGCTCAGCGTCGAACTGGGCCCCGGTCTTATCAAGTCAATCTATGATGGGGTGCAAAGACCCCTTGATGCATTGGCCCGGGACTTTGGTGAATATATTGTCCGGGGCGCTGAGAGGCCAGCCCTCGACAGATCGAGAAAATGGAATTTTGTGCCGATAGCCAAGATTGGAGACCATGTGGAACAGGGTGATATCCTTGGGACTGTTCAAGAGAGTACACTTGTGGTGCATAAAATTATGATGCCCCCGGGTAAATCGGGTATCATTAAGAAGATTGAAGCAGTAACGGGTAATGTTGATACTGAAGTGGCTGTTATCGAAGGTCAGGAAGATATCTTCGGTATTACTATGGTTCAGAGGTGGCCTGTCCGTGAACCACGTCCTGTAAAGCGCAAGGTTATGCCCACAGAACCGATGATTACAGGACAACGCGTTATCGACATGTTATTCCCCATTGCCAAGGGAGGGACTGCATGTGTTCCGGGACCATTCGGCAGCGGGAAAACCGTTGTGCAGCATCAGCTCGCAAAGTGGGCTGATGCACAGATTGTGATCTATGTGGGATGCGGTGAGCGGGGGAACGAGATCACAGATGTTCTCATGGAATTTCCTCATCTCAAAGATCCGGCTTCAGGTGAGCCACTCATGGAACGGACTGTACTTGTTGCGAATACGTCGAATATGCCGGTGGCAGCCCGGGAGGCGAGTGTTTTTACCGGGATCGCAATTGCCGAGTATTTCAGGGATATGGGGTATTCTGTTGCACTCATGGCAGATTCAACAAGCCGCTGGGCAGAGGCCATGAGAGAGATCTCCGGACGTCTGGAGGAGATGCCAGGCGAGGAAGGATATCCGGCCTATCTTGGCTCCCGTATTGCAAACTTCTATGAGCGTGCAGGCAGTGTTGTCTGTCTCGGTTCTGATGACCGGTCCGGGGCTATTACGGTAATCGGCGCTGTGTCACCCCCCGGAGGCGACTTCTCTGAGCCTGTTGTCCAGGCGACACTCCGTGTGGTAAAAGTTTTCTGGGGGCTTGATGACAAGCTTGCATTCTCAAGGCATTTCCCTGCCATCAACTGGCTTACCTCTTATTCTCTTTACCAGGATATGGTAGATGAGTGCTCGGACTGTAAGTTTGATGCTCAGTGGTCGATAAACAGGAAAAGGGCCATGGACATACTTCAGAGAGAATCAGAACTCGAAGAACTTGTCAGACTTGTCGGTATTGATGCCCTCCCTCACGAAGACAGACTTCTCATGCAGGCAGCCAAGATGATAAGGGAGGACTTCCTCCACCAGAATGCCTTTGATGAGAGGGATGCCTGTACATCACTGGATAAACAGTTCAGTCTATTAAAATTGATTCTCCACTATTTTGACAAGGTAAAGAGTTCATACAGTGACGGCGCAACACTGGAGTCACTGACAAACAATGATGTTCTTAATGATATTGCACGGGCGAAACTGATTCCCGAAGAAGCCCTCGATCAGTTCGATGCGCTCGAGCAAAAAATAACAAATACAATCTGCGCGATAACGTGGTAG